One Mycolicibacterium fortuitum subsp. fortuitum genomic window carries:
- a CDS encoding RecQ family ATP-dependent DNA helicase, whose amino-acid sequence MTTREQAQSILEQLAGPAAVLRDDQWAAIEALVVERRRALVVQRTGWGKSAVYFISAKLLRAAGRGPTVIVSPLLALMRNQVSAAERAGVRAATINSGNVTEWDAIHRQVNDGELDVLLVSPERLNNPDFRDNVLPALAADAGLVVVDEAHCVSDWGHDFRPDYRRIRTLIAELGSQIPVLATTATANDRVVSDVAAQLGVGGSDTLVLRGGLDRESLRLSVVQVGTPAQRAAWIAAHLDSLPGSGIIYTLTVAQAHDVAALLAERGHKVAAYTGSTDAGEREQLEADLLDNRVKALVATSALGMGFDKPDLGFVVHLGAPSSPIAYYQQVGRAGRATDSAEVILLPGTEDQDVWRYFASVAFPSESMVRHVIGALETDRAQSTQALEPRVDLNRSRLEMVLKVLDVDGAVRRVKGGWIGTGVPWSYDEARYRALDEARRREQQAMLDYQATDGCRMAFLRSQLDDPELVPNTRCGRCDNCNGRRYEGTVAQDVLIDTTQRLSRPGVLVAPRKQWPSGLAALGVPLSGRITDGAAPGRAIGRLTDLGWGARLRRLLAEPDGDVPDDVVAAAIEVLKAWDWDCRPVAVMGLDSRTHPKLISSTVQRLAQIGRLTDLGVLRYTPQSRPVTAANSAYRVAALDGAWERPQWGVADEGTGGHWQGPVLLIDDMTDTGWTLTMAARLLRDAGAPGVLPFVFATVS is encoded by the coding sequence ATGACTACCCGCGAGCAGGCCCAATCGATCCTCGAACAACTGGCCGGGCCCGCGGCGGTGCTGCGCGACGATCAGTGGGCCGCCATCGAGGCCCTTGTGGTCGAGCGACGGCGCGCCCTGGTCGTACAGCGCACGGGGTGGGGAAAATCAGCGGTCTACTTCATCTCGGCCAAACTGCTGCGGGCGGCGGGCCGGGGGCCGACGGTCATCGTGTCCCCATTGCTGGCACTTATGCGTAACCAGGTGTCGGCCGCCGAGCGAGCCGGGGTCCGGGCCGCCACGATCAACTCCGGCAATGTGACCGAATGGGACGCGATCCACCGGCAGGTCAACGATGGCGAACTCGACGTGTTGCTGGTCAGTCCCGAGCGGCTCAACAATCCGGACTTCCGCGACAACGTTCTGCCGGCCCTGGCCGCTGATGCGGGGCTGGTGGTGGTCGACGAGGCCCACTGCGTCTCCGACTGGGGCCATGACTTCCGGCCGGACTATCGCCGCATTCGTACCCTGATCGCCGAATTGGGTTCGCAGATACCAGTTCTCGCGACGACGGCGACTGCCAACGATCGCGTCGTCAGCGATGTCGCCGCACAGCTCGGGGTGGGCGGATCGGATACCTTGGTGCTGCGTGGTGGGCTGGACCGAGAGTCGTTGCGGCTGTCGGTGGTGCAGGTGGGCACGCCGGCCCAGCGGGCCGCCTGGATTGCCGCGCACCTGGATTCTCTGCCCGGTTCGGGCATCATCTACACCCTGACGGTGGCACAGGCGCATGATGTGGCGGCCCTGCTGGCCGAGCGTGGCCACAAGGTGGCCGCCTATACCGGATCCACCGACGCAGGCGAACGCGAACAACTGGAAGCCGACCTGCTCGACAACAGGGTCAAGGCCCTGGTGGCCACATCGGCTCTGGGCATGGGATTCGACAAACCCGACCTCGGTTTCGTCGTGCACCTGGGTGCGCCGTCATCCCCGATCGCGTATTACCAGCAGGTCGGCCGCGCGGGCCGCGCCACCGACAGTGCCGAGGTGATCTTGCTCCCCGGCACCGAAGATCAGGACGTCTGGCGGTACTTCGCGTCAGTGGCGTTTCCGTCCGAATCCATGGTGCGCCATGTCATCGGCGCTTTGGAAACCGACCGGGCTCAGTCCACTCAGGCCCTGGAACCCCGGGTGGATCTCAACCGGTCCCGCCTGGAGATGGTGCTGAAGGTGCTCGACGTCGACGGTGCGGTGCGCCGGGTGAAGGGCGGCTGGATCGGTACCGGAGTGCCGTGGAGTTACGACGAGGCGCGGTATCGAGCACTGGACGAGGCGCGGCGCCGGGAGCAGCAGGCGATGCTCGACTATCAGGCCACCGACGGCTGCCGCATGGCCTTCCTGAGGAGCCAGCTCGATGATCCCGAGCTGGTTCCGAACACGCGTTGCGGACGATGCGACAACTGCAACGGGAGGCGCTACGAGGGCACGGTCGCCCAGGACGTTCTCATCGATACCACGCAGCGGCTGTCGCGCCCGGGCGTGCTCGTGGCCCCACGCAAGCAGTGGCCGTCGGGACTGGCGGCTCTGGGTGTGCCGCTGTCCGGCCGGATCACCGACGGTGCCGCACCGGGGCGCGCGATCGGAAGGCTCACCGATCTGGGCTGGGGAGCACGGCTGCGGAGGCTGCTGGCCGAGCCTGACGGTGACGTTCCCGATGACGTGGTCGCCGCTGCCATCGAGGTTCTCAAGGCCTGGGACTGGGACTGCCGGCCGGTGGCGGTGATGGGCCTGGATTCCCGGACACACCCGAAGCTGATCTCCTCGACCGTGCAGCGCCTCGCGCAGATCGGCCGGCTGACCGATCTCGGCGTCCTGCGCTACACGCCGCAGAGCCGGCCCGTCACGGCGGCGAATTCTGCTTATCGCGTGGCGGCCCTGGACGGTGCCTGGGAACGTCCGCAATGGGGTGTCGCGGACGAGGGAACAGGCGGACACTGGCAGGGTCCGGTGCTTCTGATCGACGACATGACAGACACCGGCTGGACGCTGACCATGGCCGCGCGGCTACTGCGCGACGCCGGAGCGCCCGGAGTGCTGCCGTTCGTTTTTGCGACCGTCAGCTGA
- a CDS encoding MbtH family protein produces MSINPFDDDNGSFRVLVNDEEQHSLWPTFADVPAGWKVVYGEADRASCLDYIEQHWPDIRPKSLRDRLAGL; encoded by the coding sequence GTGAGCATCAATCCGTTCGACGACGACAATGGCAGCTTTCGCGTCTTGGTGAACGACGAGGAACAGCACAGCCTCTGGCCGACATTCGCTGACGTCCCTGCCGGCTGGAAGGTCGTATACGGCGAAGCGGATCGAGCTTCCTGTTTGGACTACATCGAACAGCACTGGCCCGACATCCGTCCTAAGAGCCTGCGCGACAGGTTGGCGGGACTCTGA